In Oryza brachyantha chromosome 1, ObraRS2, whole genome shotgun sequence, the following are encoded in one genomic region:
- the LOC102722159 gene encoding persulfide dioxygenase ETHE1 homolog, mitochondrial, whose protein sequence is MVPLLRSCRRLIPHLSAAAAVAAPSSSCARPISRSLRLLPVVLAMAAYSSGSGAERRRLLFRQLFEKESSTYTYLLADVGDPEKPAVLIDPVDRTVDRDLNLIKELGLKLVYAMNTHVHADHVTGTGLIKTKLPGVKSVIAKSSKAKADHFIEHGDKIYFGNLFLEVRSTPGHTAGCVTYVTGDGDDQPSPRMAFTGDALLIRACGRTDFQGGSSDELYESVHSQIFTLPKDTLLYPGHDYKGFTVSTVEEEVAYNARLTKDKETFKTIMDNLNLAYPKMIDVAVPANLVCGIQDPPPSSV, encoded by the exons ATGGTGCCGCTGCTTCGTTCGTGCCGCCGCCTGATCCCACACCtatctgccgccgccgccgtcgccgcgccgtcgtcgtcgtgtgcAAGGCCGATCTCGCGGAGCCTAAGGCTGCTGCCGGTGGTGCTCGCAATGGCGGCGTACAGCAGCGGCTCCGGTGCGGAAAGGAGGAGGCTGCTGTTCAGGCAGCTGTTCGAGAAGGAGAGCTCCACGTACACctacctcctcgccgacgtcggGGACCCCGAGAAGCCCGCCGTG TTGATTGACCCTGTGGACAGAACAGTTGATAGAGATCTCAATCTAATCAAGGAGTTGGGCTTGAAGCTAGTCTATGCTATGAATACTCATGTGCATGCTGATCATGTCACTGGAACAGGATTAATAAAG ACTAAGTTACCTGGAGTAAAGTCCGTAATTGCAAAATCTAGCAAAGCAAAAGCAGACCATTTTATTGAGCATGGGGACAAAATATACTTCGGTAACCTCTTCCTCGAG GTACGGTCTACTCCTGGCCATACTGCTGGCTGTGTGACTTATGTAACAGGTGATGGTGATGATCAACCTTCACCAAGAATGGCTTTTACTGGTGATGCTTTACTTATACGTGCATGTGGAAGGACAGACTTTCAG GGAGGAAGTTCTGATGAGTTGTACGAATCAGTGCATTCGCAG ATTTTTACATTGCCAAAGGATACCCTGCTTTATCCTGGCCATGACTACAAAGGATTCACA gTAAGTACTGTTGAAGAGGAGGTTGCCTATAATGCTCGACTAACCAAGGATAAG GAAACATTCAAGACAATAATGGACA ACTTGAACTTGGCCTATCCAAAGATGATCGATGTAGCTGTACCTGCGAATTTGGTCTGCGGTATTCAGGATCCTCCACCATCCTCGGTCTGA